TCTGTTTGTAAAAAAAATCAAATTTATTTATGTTGTTTAATTTAATCATATTATCTAAATTTAGCATAAACAATCGTTTGCATAAATTAATAGAAATTATTTAATAAATTGAAAATTAAAAATCATGAAAAAAATAATTGAGCATGAATTACTTTCTCATAAAATTGTTATTGAAGAAGTTATTGAATTATTGAAACCTGATATTGAAAAAGCTTGCGAAATGGTTTTAAATGTTTTGGATTCAAAAAATAAAATAATTTTGATGGGCAATGGCGGAAGTGCAGCAGATGCTCAGCATATTGCTGCTGAGTTTACAGGAAGATATAAAGTTGAAAGAAAAGGTTTGCCAGCAATTGCTATTACTACTGATACTTCAGCATTGACTGCTATTGGAAATGATTATGGCTATCAACACGTTTTTGAAAGACAAGTTGAAGCCCTTGCACAACCTGGGGATTTAGTAATTGGAATTTCTTCTACAGGAAATAGTGAAAATGTTGTTAATGCTTTTTCAAAAGCTAAAGAAATGAATTGTAAAACTTTGGGCTTAAGCGGAAAAGGCGGTGGAAAATTTAATATTAAATGTGACTTAAATATTGTGGTACCAAGCAATGATACTCCTAGAGTTCAAGAAATGCACATTTTAATAGGACATATAATGTGTCAAGTTGTTGATGAACATTATAAAATGTAGTAGAAATATTTATGAAAATATCCGAAATAAAAAAAATATTTAGTGATTTTGAAAACTTAAAAGTTGGAGTATTTGGCGATTTCGCTTTAGATATTTACTATAATTTAATTCAAAACACCGGAGAAAATTCTATTGAAACCGGAAAACCGGTTTTGTATGGATCTTCTATAAAAACAAACTTAGCTGCTGCCGGAAATATCGTTAACAATTTAATATCACTTGGCATAAAAAATGTTTTTGCATTTGGATTTATCGGGAATGATATTCTTGGTCGCGAAATTTTATTTCAGCTAAAAGAAAAAAATGTAAATATTGATAGTATTTTAAGCATCAACAATATTTGGGAAACTTTTA
The nucleotide sequence above comes from Ignavibacteriota bacterium. Encoded proteins:
- a CDS encoding D-sedoheptulose 7-phosphate isomerase is translated as MKKIIEHELLSHKIVIEEVIELLKPDIEKACEMVLNVLDSKNKIILMGNGGSAADAQHIAAEFTGRYKVERKGLPAIAITTDTSALTAIGNDYGYQHVFERQVEALAQPGDLVIGISSTGNSENVVNAFSKAKEMNCKTLGLSGKGGGKFNIKCDLNIVVPSNDTPRVQEMHILIGHIMCQVVDEHYKM